A window from Lactiplantibacillus pentosus encodes these proteins:
- a CDS encoding ABC transporter ATP-binding protein produces MTTTPIMTVNDLHKTYGKAGSKQYEALKGIDFNVQPGEFVGIMGASGSGKTTLLNMLATLDQPTSGEVTIRQQPITHLKGNQLADFRSKEIGFIFQDFNLLETMTAYENIALPLSLQNTPSKQIKPAVEKVAQQLGIQEFLTNYPNELSGGQKQRVAAARALINDPAILFGDEPTGALDSKSARELLDLFTKINQERAVSILLVTHDPFSASFCQRILFIKDGQIGQELKRGTASRSDFYQQVLDNLGTFEQ; encoded by the coding sequence ATGACAACGACACCGATTATGACTGTCAACGACCTGCACAAAACGTATGGTAAGGCCGGCAGCAAACAATACGAAGCCTTGAAGGGCATCGACTTCAACGTCCAACCAGGCGAATTTGTCGGCATCATGGGGGCCTCTGGTTCCGGGAAGACCACGCTGCTGAACATGCTAGCCACTTTAGACCAACCAACTAGTGGTGAAGTCACGATTCGCCAGCAACCCATCACCCATTTAAAAGGCAATCAACTGGCCGATTTTCGTTCCAAGGAGATTGGGTTCATCTTCCAAGACTTCAACTTATTAGAAACGATGACGGCTTATGAAAACATCGCCTTGCCGCTGTCATTGCAAAATACGCCTAGCAAGCAAATCAAACCGGCCGTCGAAAAAGTAGCCCAACAGTTAGGTATTCAAGAATTTCTCACGAATTATCCAAACGAACTCTCTGGTGGTCAAAAGCAACGGGTCGCAGCGGCACGGGCCCTCATCAATGATCCTGCAATTCTCTTTGGTGATGAACCGACCGGCGCACTAGATTCCAAGTCCGCGCGGGAATTGCTTGATTTATTTACCAAAATCAACCAGGAACGGGCCGTCTCAATTCTGTTGGTAACTCACGACCCCTTCTCAGCTAGCTTCTGCCAACGGATCCTGTTCATCAAAGACGGACAGATTGGACAAGAACTGAAACGGGGAACGGCCAGTCGGAGCGACTTTTATCAACAAGTGCTTGATAACCTCGGGACGTTTGAACAATAA
- the purE gene encoding 5-(carboxyamino)imidazole ribonucleotide mutase — MAKVGLVMGSISDWPTMQLAAERLTAMGVSYERHVISAHRMPQTLQTYGEQAAERGLQVIIAGAGGAAHLPGMLAANTVLPVIGVPIKTKALNGVDSLLSIVQMPAGVPVATMAIGEAGAKNAALMAAQIIGLREPAVQQAISDFRDKQRQEAEQSERQF; from the coding sequence ATGGCAAAAGTTGGGTTAGTGATGGGATCAATTTCGGATTGGCCAACGATGCAATTGGCCGCCGAACGGTTAACAGCAATGGGTGTTTCGTACGAGCGCCACGTCATTTCGGCACATCGGATGCCGCAGACGTTGCAGACGTATGGCGAACAGGCTGCTGAGCGGGGACTACAAGTCATTATTGCGGGTGCCGGTGGAGCCGCTCATCTTCCTGGAATGTTGGCTGCCAATACCGTCCTTCCAGTTATCGGGGTGCCAATTAAGACGAAGGCGTTGAACGGGGTCGATTCATTACTCTCAATCGTTCAAATGCCAGCGGGGGTTCCCGTAGCCACGATGGCAATCGGAGAGGCTGGTGCCAAAAACGCCGCTTTGATGGCCGCTCAAATTATTGGGCTACGCGAGCCAGCAGTCCAACAAGCAATCAGTGATTTTCGAGACAAACAACGTCAGGAGGCTGAGCAAAGTGAACGCCAGTTTTAA
- the purK gene encoding 5-(carboxyamino)imidazole ribonucleotide synthase: MNASFKQPILPPATIGIVGGGQLGQMMTLSAKAMGYQVGVLDPTPKAPAAQVADFQIVAAYDDEAALLDLARRSDVLTYEFENVDETALKAAQAYAQLPQGTELLHITGDRLNEKQFLHDHGIPVTPFAPVNDRQSLNYALNRVGTPAILKTAAGGYDGHGQADLASTTITPEAEALLAHPCILEARQEFQTEVSMMVTRSAADVVTTFPLVENQHQHHILHTTIAPANVQASVHAAARKIAVSIAEALELRGVLGIEFFVLPDDTLIVNELAPRPHNSGHYTIEACNISQFEAHIRSICGLPIPAVVQTSPAVMRNLLGDDLTLARQQLINHPEWHFHDYGKAAIKSQRKMGHVTVLNHNIDAALASVSILKGEQ; encoded by the coding sequence GTGAACGCCAGTTTTAAACAGCCGATTTTACCACCAGCCACCATTGGCATCGTCGGTGGGGGGCAGCTTGGACAGATGATGACACTAAGCGCCAAAGCGATGGGCTATCAAGTTGGTGTCTTAGATCCGACGCCCAAAGCGCCAGCCGCTCAAGTCGCGGACTTTCAAATTGTTGCGGCTTATGATGACGAGGCCGCCTTACTCGATTTAGCGCGGCGGAGTGATGTGTTGACCTATGAATTCGAGAACGTTGATGAGACGGCCTTGAAGGCGGCTCAAGCATACGCCCAATTACCACAGGGAACCGAATTACTGCATATTACGGGTGACCGGCTGAACGAAAAACAATTCTTACATGACCATGGCATTCCAGTCACACCATTTGCACCAGTCAATGACCGTCAATCCTTGAATTATGCGTTAAACCGGGTCGGCACCCCGGCCATTCTCAAAACGGCGGCGGGCGGTTACGACGGCCACGGCCAAGCTGATTTAGCATCAACGACCATTACACCGGAAGCGGAGGCGCTGCTCGCCCATCCTTGTATTTTGGAAGCACGCCAAGAATTTCAGACGGAAGTTTCGATGATGGTGACGCGCAGTGCAGCGGATGTCGTGACGACCTTCCCACTCGTTGAAAACCAACATCAACATCATATTCTGCACACCACGATTGCCCCTGCGAACGTGCAAGCGAGTGTCCACGCCGCTGCGCGTAAAATCGCGGTTTCAATTGCTGAGGCGCTTGAATTAAGAGGGGTTCTCGGCATCGAATTCTTTGTCTTACCAGATGACACTTTAATTGTGAATGAGCTAGCGCCGCGACCCCATAACTCGGGCCACTATACGATTGAAGCTTGCAACATTTCACAATTTGAAGCACATATTCGTAGCATTTGTGGGTTACCGATTCCCGCTGTGGTCCAGACCAGTCCAGCAGTGATGCGTAACTTACTGGGCGATGATTTGACACTTGCTCGGCAGCAGTTGATCAACCATCCCGAATGGCATTTTCATGATTACGGCAAGGCGGCGATCAAGTCGCAACGGAAGATGGGCCACGTCACCGTGTTAAATCACAATATTGACGCAGCATTGGCATCAGTTTCAATTCTGAAAGGGGAACAATGA
- a CDS encoding carbonic anhydrase family protein, giving the protein MTFDYAHQTDWPMTSGKHQSPIDIQTSKTQDSQLSAISWRGLYQAQSITGEATTLKAHGIGAAYLNDRDFTFQQLHFHTPAEHLIDGQAAPIEWHLVHRSATGQLAVVAVFGRIGKPNQSFQGLLDQFTPEASHDLTEPVNLTELLPDTGTVYHYLGSLTTPPLSETVEWYVCADTVMIGEEQLAAYQRLFAANNRAIQPLNDRPIIAERF; this is encoded by the coding sequence ATGACATTTGACTACGCACACCAAACCGACTGGCCGATGACTAGTGGTAAGCACCAATCACCAATTGATATTCAAACCAGCAAAACGCAGGATTCACAACTTTCAGCCATTAGCTGGCGTGGTTTATACCAAGCACAATCGATTACTGGCGAAGCAACGACACTCAAAGCGCACGGGATTGGTGCGGCCTACTTGAATGACCGCGATTTCACCTTCCAACAGCTGCATTTCCACACGCCAGCCGAACACCTGATTGACGGCCAAGCTGCGCCCATCGAATGGCATTTGGTTCACCGAAGCGCTACCGGTCAGTTAGCCGTGGTCGCCGTCTTTGGCCGCATTGGCAAGCCTAACCAGTCATTTCAGGGTTTATTAGACCAATTTACGCCTGAAGCAAGCCATGACCTCACTGAACCAGTCAATCTGACCGAACTACTCCCAGACACCGGGACGGTCTATCACTACCTCGGTTCATTGACGACGCCACCACTTAGCGAAACGGTCGAATGGTACGTTTGCGCCGACACGGTCATGATTGGTGAAGAACAGCTGGCTGCTTATCAACGATTATTTGCCGCAAATAACCGGGCAATTCAACCACTCAATGACCGACCAATTATTGCCGAACGCTTCTAA
- a CDS encoding tyrosine-protein phosphatase, protein MTNQRVLTVPGGINFRELGGYATKDGRTVKWHKVIRTGGLDQLTPAGQAQLDDYGVRYDIDFRSPKEVLDAPDRVPANAKYVYAPVFNVDETRNSDGTDKMTANLEKHPDSGFKHMLKVYRMVADEQHAKDEYRRFFDNLLANDQPDSTLLFHCTAGKDRTGMGAVYLLTALGVDFATIKQDYLLTNQASIGRINGAMAAAKAQGASAETIESIRALWSVDPAYLDAAMTEIKRQSGNLTHYLHTELKLTNNEIKDLQRIYLE, encoded by the coding sequence ATGACAAATCAACGTGTATTAACGGTACCAGGTGGTATCAACTTTCGCGAACTCGGTGGTTACGCGACTAAAGACGGACGCACGGTCAAGTGGCATAAAGTGATTCGGACGGGTGGCCTCGACCAACTCACGCCGGCTGGCCAAGCGCAATTGGACGACTATGGTGTTCGCTATGACATCGACTTTCGTTCACCAAAAGAAGTATTAGATGCGCCTGACCGGGTGCCAGCTAATGCTAAGTACGTCTATGCACCGGTCTTTAACGTCGATGAGACGCGTAATTCAGATGGCACGGACAAGATGACTGCGAACTTGGAGAAACATCCGGATAGTGGCTTCAAACACATGCTCAAGGTTTATCGGATGGTCGCAGATGAACAGCACGCTAAGGATGAGTATCGCCGGTTCTTCGATAACTTACTAGCGAATGACCAACCTGATTCAACGCTGTTATTCCATTGTACAGCCGGTAAGGACCGGACTGGCATGGGCGCCGTGTACTTATTAACGGCGCTGGGTGTCGATTTCGCGACCATCAAACAAGATTATTTACTGACCAACCAAGCGTCGATTGGCCGAATCAACGGCGCGATGGCAGCTGCCAAGGCTCAAGGTGCTTCAGCGGAAACGATTGAAAGTATTCGTGCGCTGTGGTCAGTTGATCCGGCTTATTTAGATGCTGCAATGACCGAAATTAAGCGCCAATCTGGTAATTTGACGCACTATTTGCATACTGAGTTGAAGCTGACCAATAATGAAATCAAGGATTTGCAACGAATCTATTTGGAATAG
- a CDS encoding NAD(P)H-dependent oxidoreductase, with product MKLVGIAGSIEDKSYNRLLLKFIANHFSDMVDVEILDIQDVPMFNQSDDQTEGEAVQYLKRKIMQADGVIIATPEHNHTITAALKSVIEWLSFKIHPMSGKPVLIVGASYYDQGSSRAQLNLRQILESPGVDAVVMPGNEFLLGEVKQAFDDQNNLKDARTVSFLQETLGKFLKFVKMVNAMDKEAHADDWKNEDLEAKGEVETTIKGVNMHAADWVEQAAAKTHAAEGDDYVKLDRGVLTVNQLNWFLNSMPMELTYADANNQFLYYNHQMDGDKMLASRTPAQAGNPLADCHPKRAVPGVKRAVHMLRTGETDLFKLPVPGIPNKYVMHYYQALHDDKGEYKGINEFVLDLLPIVKYYLKQTGQMLAPDPDAKTDAVSGASSKAKETKPDDVSGASADTEEQPAVDDVSGASADTAAEPTKPEEPAVDDVSGASAK from the coding sequence ATGAAATTAGTTGGAATTGCAGGGTCAATTGAAGATAAGTCTTATAATCGGTTATTGTTGAAGTTTATCGCTAATCATTTTAGTGACATGGTGGACGTTGAAATCTTGGACATTCAAGACGTGCCGATGTTTAACCAAAGTGATGACCAGACGGAAGGCGAAGCCGTTCAATATCTGAAGCGGAAAATTATGCAAGCAGATGGGGTCATTATTGCGACGCCTGAACACAACCACACGATTACCGCTGCCTTGAAGAGTGTCATCGAATGGTTATCATTCAAGATTCATCCAATGTCCGGCAAACCAGTCTTGATTGTGGGTGCTTCATATTATGACCAAGGCTCTTCACGGGCACAGTTGAACTTACGGCAGATCTTGGAATCTCCTGGTGTGGACGCAGTGGTCATGCCGGGTAATGAATTCTTATTAGGTGAAGTCAAGCAAGCCTTTGATGATCAAAACAATTTAAAAGACGCCCGCACCGTTTCATTTTTACAAGAAACGTTAGGTAAGTTCCTCAAGTTTGTTAAGATGGTCAATGCGATGGACAAAGAAGCACATGCGGATGACTGGAAGAATGAAGACCTAGAAGCGAAGGGCGAAGTTGAGACGACCATTAAAGGCGTCAACATGCATGCCGCTGACTGGGTCGAACAAGCAGCAGCTAAGACCCACGCCGCTGAAGGTGACGACTACGTTAAGTTAGACCGTGGGGTATTGACGGTCAACCAGTTGAACTGGTTCTTAAACTCGATGCCGATGGAATTAACTTATGCCGATGCCAACAACCAGTTCCTCTACTATAACCACCAGATGGACGGCGACAAGATGTTAGCCTCACGGACGCCAGCACAAGCCGGTAACCCGTTAGCAGACTGCCATCCTAAGCGGGCCGTTCCTGGGGTTAAACGTGCGGTTCACATGCTGCGGACCGGTGAGACTGACCTCTTCAAGTTACCGGTACCCGGGATTCCAAATAAGTATGTCATGCATTACTACCAAGCCTTACATGACGACAAGGGCGAATACAAAGGCATCAACGAGTTTGTCCTCGACTTATTACCAATCGTGAAGTATTACTTGAAGCAGACTGGACAGATGTTAGCACCTGATCCAGATGCGAAGACTGACGCGGTTTCTGGTGCTTCTTCTAAAGCCAAGGAAACTAAACCAGATGATGTATCCGGTGCTTCTGCGGATACGGAAGAACAACCCGCTGTCGATGACGTTTCCGGCGCTTCAGCCGATACGGCAGCAGAACCAACTAAGCCTGAAGAACCAGCCGTTGATGATGTATCCGGTGCTTCAGCCAAATAA
- a CDS encoding RNA-guided endonuclease TnpB family protein produces the protein MTLKAVKTRIYPNSQQRAKIIANFGYCRFVWNQLLAMQKQRYANGGRYVNEFDMNYLIKALKQEFTFLKAAESTSLLHVSRDLHHAYQKFFKEHQGFPKFKSRKFPKQSYQCNSVNHNIQVISANRLKLPKLGNLRFKCGQVISGNITNVTIRLSATGKFYAILLVDTEIEKLPKVTSKVGIDMGIADLVITSDGVKYPTIRFDKALAKKKHYWEKRLARRRRQAQKEIAWDQHNKVIEPRELSDFKNYLKAKRMVAKYNERIANQRNNYLHHLSKQLIAQYDVIKIEDLKTKNLLKNHKLARAIANQSWRTLRSQLEYKCAWYGKQLVTVNPRKTSQICSNCGYDDGKHTLDIREWTCPHCGISHDRDINAAKNILSA, from the coding sequence ATGACTTTGAAGGCCGTTAAAACTCGGATCTATCCCAATTCACAACAGCGGGCTAAAATCATTGCTAATTTTGGTTACTGTCGGTTCGTCTGGAATCAATTGCTAGCGATGCAGAAACAGCGTTATGCAAACGGCGGTCGATACGTCAATGAATTTGACATGAACTACCTCATCAAAGCTTTAAAGCAAGAGTTCACATTCCTAAAAGCGGCAGAATCAACCTCTCTATTACATGTCAGCCGCGACCTACACCATGCTTATCAAAAATTTTTCAAAGAACATCAGGGCTTTCCAAAATTCAAATCACGCAAGTTTCCAAAACAGAGTTATCAATGTAATTCTGTGAATCACAATATTCAGGTGATCAGTGCCAATCGTCTCAAGTTACCTAAACTAGGGAATTTACGCTTTAAGTGCGGCCAAGTCATTTCGGGGAACATCACGAATGTGACAATCCGGTTATCCGCAACCGGTAAATTCTACGCAATTCTATTAGTCGATACTGAAATTGAAAAACTGCCAAAAGTAACCAGCAAAGTTGGCATTGATATGGGTATCGCTGACTTAGTGATTACCAGTGATGGGGTTAAATACCCCACAATCCGGTTCGATAAAGCGCTAGCTAAGAAGAAGCATTACTGGGAGAAACGTTTGGCTCGCAGAAGACGACAAGCTCAAAAGGAGATTGCTTGGGATCAGCATAATAAAGTGATTGAACCTAGAGAACTTTCTGATTTCAAGAATTATCTGAAAGCGAAGCGCATGGTAGCTAAGTACAATGAGCGGATCGCTAACCAACGCAACAACTACCTGCATCACCTTAGTAAGCAACTCATTGCGCAGTACGATGTGATCAAGATTGAAGATTTGAAAACCAAAAATCTTCTTAAAAATCACAAGCTTGCCAGGGCAATTGCTAACCAGAGTTGGCGAACATTGCGGTCTCAATTGGAATACAAATGTGCTTGGTACGGAAAACAGCTAGTCACTGTTAATCCTCGTAAAACATCGCAAATTTGTTCTAATTGCGGTTATGATGATGGTAAACACACCTTAGATATTCGTGAGTGGACGTGTCCTCATTGTGGTATTAGCCACGATCGAGACATCAACGCGGCTAAGAATATCTTAAGCGCTTAA
- a CDS encoding NADPH-dependent FMN reductase, whose translation MHKFIAMVGTNSDESTNRKLLQYMQAHYADQAEIELMEIKGLPIFNKPENRQIPEQAQGMAAKIDAADGVIISTPEYDHSAPAVLLNALEWLSFHIQPFVDKPVMILGASYGALGTSRAQAHLRQVLDSPELRARIMPSSEFMLGHSLQAFDDDGDLVDDQQVAKLDGLFADFQMFVEITKKLKNANATTYQEVRDMDWEKL comes from the coding sequence ATGCATAAATTTATCGCAATGGTTGGTACCAATTCAGATGAATCGACGAACCGCAAGTTATTGCAATACATGCAGGCCCACTATGCGGATCAAGCAGAAATCGAATTAATGGAAATTAAGGGGCTACCGATTTTTAATAAGCCAGAAAACCGGCAGATTCCAGAACAAGCTCAGGGGATGGCCGCTAAAATCGACGCCGCTGATGGGGTTATCATCAGTACGCCTGAATATGACCATTCGGCGCCAGCTGTGCTGTTAAATGCATTGGAATGGCTTTCATTCCATATTCAACCATTTGTGGACAAGCCAGTGATGATTCTAGGGGCTTCTTATGGGGCACTAGGGACTTCACGGGCGCAAGCGCATTTGCGACAAGTGTTGGACTCACCTGAATTACGCGCGCGCATCATGCCAAGTTCTGAATTTATGCTCGGCCATTCATTACAAGCATTCGATGATGACGGCGACTTGGTAGATGACCAACAGGTGGCTAAGTTAGACGGGTTATTCGCTGACTTCCAGATGTTTGTCGAAATCACGAAAAAGCTTAAGAACGCGAACGCAACGACGTACCAAGAAGTTCGCGACATGGATTGGGAAAAACTATAG
- a CDS encoding alpha/beta hydrolase produces the protein MPKKVIWGLIACGLFLLMIIGLGLTTQIHQDQTNHVVTKQKRPLIMIGGSSSSLTDFDDIIRSLNKTDRHPLIRVTVTADQQLKVTETRVKNTTINDALIVIFFENSTDSNDNIKTQTTGLAKAVRYLKRHQHLTTANALGYSNGGLIWSRYLAGLSTDNPLSVHDLMVIGTPFLGTDAENPDKTLYDPLLDHKAAFKKLHAVINVAGDTGDGNDDIVPLSSVNAGGKLFMNNVTRYTAMTVNQKSISHGDLLHEAYVARLIRQNLINQ, from the coding sequence ATGCCAAAAAAGGTAATCTGGGGATTAATTGCCTGTGGCTTATTCCTGCTAATGATTATTGGGTTAGGCTTGACGACCCAGATTCATCAGGATCAGACGAACCACGTGGTGACCAAACAAAAACGACCGCTGATCATGATTGGCGGCAGTAGTAGTAGCCTGACGGATTTTGATGACATTATTCGTTCGCTCAACAAAACGGATCGGCATCCGTTGATTCGGGTGACCGTTACTGCTGATCAACAACTGAAAGTGACCGAAACCCGCGTCAAAAACACGACCATCAACGACGCCTTAATCGTGATTTTTTTCGAGAACAGTACCGATTCCAACGACAATATCAAAACGCAAACGACGGGCTTAGCTAAGGCAGTCCGCTACCTCAAGCGCCACCAGCACCTGACGACCGCCAATGCGCTGGGCTACTCGAATGGTGGCCTGATTTGGAGCCGCTACCTCGCTGGGTTGAGCACTGATAATCCGTTAAGCGTACACGACTTGATGGTTATCGGCACCCCGTTTTTGGGTACCGATGCGGAAAATCCAGATAAAACGTTGTATGACCCGTTGCTCGACCATAAAGCCGCCTTCAAAAAGTTACACGCCGTCATTAATGTCGCCGGCGATACTGGGGATGGCAACGACGACATCGTCCCACTCAGCAGTGTTAACGCGGGTGGCAAGTTGTTCATGAATAACGTCACGCGCTACACCGCCATGACCGTCAACCAGAAATCCATCAGTCACGGTGACTTATTGCATGAAGCCTACGTGGCGCGTCTCATTCGGCAAAACCTCATTAACCAATAA
- a CDS encoding asparaginase, with the protein MKKILVLHTGGTIAMSADEAGNVTPGAENPLDNYQSSFGADIELETEDVFNVPSPHITPARMLQLKQRIDKAAHEGVDGVVVTHGTDTLEETAYFLDLTLPNELPVVITGAMRSANEIGSDGLHNLETAIQTASTPDAAEKGVLVVMNDEIHSARYVTKTHTTNVATFRTPTFGPIGLVANKGVVFFESLLRSTVCPIQSVTDNVFLIKAYAGMGPELFDAIAQPTTHGVVIEALGAGNLPPATLPAVQKLLDMQIPVVLVSRCFNGIAQDVYAYEGGGVQLKQMGVIFCQGLNGQKARIKLLVGVSAGMSTDELARFVATANS; encoded by the coding sequence GTGAAAAAAATTTTGGTACTACATACCGGTGGTACGATTGCCATGTCGGCGGATGAAGCTGGCAACGTGACGCCCGGTGCAGAAAATCCGTTGGACAATTATCAATCGTCATTCGGTGCCGATATTGAGTTGGAAACTGAAGATGTCTTCAATGTTCCTTCACCCCACATTACGCCTGCACGGATGTTGCAACTGAAGCAACGCATCGATAAAGCGGCCCACGAAGGCGTGGATGGCGTGGTGGTTACGCATGGAACGGATACATTAGAAGAAACGGCTTATTTTTTGGATTTAACGTTACCGAATGAGCTACCAGTCGTGATTACCGGTGCGATGCGCTCGGCCAATGAAATCGGGTCGGACGGGTTGCATAATTTAGAAACAGCGATTCAGACAGCTAGCACGCCAGATGCGGCCGAAAAGGGCGTGCTCGTCGTGATGAACGATGAGATTCACTCGGCCCGTTACGTGACGAAGACCCACACGACCAACGTGGCCACTTTCCGGACACCCACTTTTGGACCAATCGGATTAGTTGCCAATAAAGGCGTGGTCTTCTTCGAATCACTACTGCGTTCAACGGTCTGCCCGATTCAAAGCGTCACTGACAATGTCTTCTTAATTAAAGCCTATGCCGGGATGGGGCCAGAATTATTTGATGCCATCGCACAACCAACGACGCACGGAGTCGTGATTGAGGCGCTAGGTGCTGGTAACTTACCACCGGCAACCTTGCCAGCGGTTCAAAAACTCTTGGATATGCAGATTCCAGTCGTGCTCGTTTCACGGTGCTTTAACGGAATTGCACAAGACGTTTACGCTTATGAGGGTGGCGGCGTGCAATTGAAGCAGATGGGTGTGATTTTCTGCCAAGGCTTGAATGGTCAAAAAGCACGGATCAAACTACTAGTCGGCGTAAGTGCCGGCATGTCAACAGACGAACTAGCACGCTTTGTGGCGACGGCGAACTCTTAA
- the tnpA gene encoding IS200/IS605 family transposase, producing the protein MKDTNVLTYGRTSVYNLNYHVIWGTKYRNHVLKGNVEVVLKRVLQEIASKYGFSIDHMEIDKDDYIHLLISAPPKLSVTNIVRWLKGISAWRLFRECPELQRDYWKKADRHLWSSSYYVESIGTTNQAAVAKYIDDQRHQEVEIDDFEGR; encoded by the coding sequence ATGAAAGACACCAACGTACTAACCTATGGTAGAACATCCGTTTACAATCTTAACTACCATGTCATCTGGGGTACTAAATACCGCAACCACGTTCTCAAGGGAAACGTTGAGGTTGTATTGAAGCGAGTATTACAGGAAATTGCGTCAAAATATGGATTTAGTATTGATCACATGGAAATTGATAAAGATGACTATATTCACCTACTGATAAGCGCGCCACCTAAATTATCGGTTACTAATATTGTTAGATGGTTAAAAGGCATCAGCGCTTGGCGGCTATTCCGCGAATGCCCTGAATTACAGCGCGACTACTGGAAAAAGGCTGATCGCCACTTGTGGTCGTCTAGTTACTATGTGGAAAGTATTGGCACCACTAATCAAGCAGCGGTAGCCAAATACATTGATGATCAACGACATCAGGAGGTGGAAATCGATGACTTTGAAGGCCGTTAA